A single window of Sphingobium sp. SCG-1 DNA harbors:
- a CDS encoding SMEK domain-containing protein, whose translation MLTRGHLIGQIIDDLAGIAAQARQRGRLHLFDIHTHVEDFAREVLNRALGLGLSNLNQEHSNNPGLDLGDAAAGWAFQVTADKSGAKVRETLDNIGDQQRAKYPNIRILVIGEKQGSYTFTGEPYATFGFTPEMVWDFNDVCGRIMSLPIDALVDLAGYVSRETRRVRIELEIPDEDGKFPTSIDNLIEALPRPQLSNAAKMEVYFDSEETPFEREETAKSIAELSARLAALPRLTREVFKFLVERRDERSAGFHDEFRISDPKLRRIYHGDDLDGDLALLQEARLLSANEPDNYGEPGYWQIHFPGSGYNFHLIFIEYVTDLGLDLRKPLVTLDFSDF comes from the coding sequence ATGCTGACACGCGGGCATCTGATCGGCCAGATCATCGACGACCTCGCCGGCATTGCCGCGCAGGCCAGGCAGCGCGGACGGCTGCACCTGTTCGACATCCACACCCACGTCGAGGACTTCGCCAGGGAGGTGCTCAACCGCGCGCTTGGGCTCGGCCTGTCGAACCTCAACCAGGAGCATTCAAACAATCCCGGGCTCGATCTAGGCGACGCCGCCGCGGGTTGGGCATTTCAGGTCACGGCCGACAAGTCCGGCGCCAAGGTCAGGGAGACGCTCGACAATATCGGCGACCAACAGCGCGCGAAATATCCCAATATCCGCATCCTCGTGATCGGCGAGAAGCAAGGATCCTACACCTTTACCGGCGAGCCGTACGCGACGTTCGGCTTCACGCCCGAGATGGTCTGGGACTTCAACGACGTGTGCGGCCGGATCATGTCGCTGCCGATCGACGCTCTGGTCGATCTTGCCGGCTACGTGTCGCGCGAAACGCGCCGCGTGCGGATTGAACTCGAAATTCCGGATGAAGACGGGAAGTTCCCGACCAGCATCGACAATCTGATCGAGGCGCTGCCCCGGCCGCAATTGTCGAACGCGGCCAAGATGGAAGTATATTTCGACTCGGAGGAAACGCCCTTCGAGCGCGAAGAGACGGCCAAATCGATCGCCGAGCTGAGTGCGAGGCTCGCCGCGCTGCCGCGGCTGACCCGCGAGGTGTTCAAGTTCCTGGTCGAGCGCCGCGACGAGCGGTCGGCCGGCTTCCACGACGAATTTCGCATCAGCGATCCCAAGCTCAGACGCATCTATCACGGCGACGATCTCGACGGCGACCTCGCGCTGCTCCAGGAAGCCCGACTGCTGAGCGCCAACGAGCCGGACAATTACGGCGAACCCGGCTACTGGCAGATCCACTTCCCGGGCTCGGGCTACAATTTCCACCTGATTTTCATCGAATATGTGACCGATCTCGGGCTCGACCTGCGCAAACCGCTCGTGACGCTCGACTTCTCGGATTTCTAG
- a CDS encoding EAL domain-containing protein produces the protein MVRSTIERAHDLGLKVVAEGIEEPACLKLLRSVGCELAQGYLISRPYWPGR, from the coding sequence ATGGTGCGCTCCACTATCGAGCGTGCGCACGACCTTGGCCTCAAAGTGGTCGCGGAAGGCATCGAGGAACCCGCCTGCCTTAAGCTTCTGCGCTCGGTAGGCTGCGAACTGGCACAAGGTTATCTGATCAGCAGACCTTACTGGCCGGGCAGGTAA
- a CDS encoding DUF4331 family protein, whose translation MKHYTKLLLAGGGVLLAIPLAFMAAETFAPAADHLDPPTRTDPAMDTTPDRPADIADVYAWHTDTKVIIAMTFAGPQATTAPATYDRDVLYTINIANGPNKTVSTIPVTVRFGRDNTANGTQFGVQIAGLPGVTGALTGPVETNLSKDGVTARAGLFDDPFFFDLQGFRTTTSTGTLSFDKTRNFFAGQNLTAVVLEIPRDRIANGTNPIGVWGTTARFGGQL comes from the coding sequence GTGAAACATTACACTAAACTTTTGCTCGCGGGAGGCGGCGTGCTTCTTGCCATTCCGCTGGCGTTCATGGCTGCGGAGACATTTGCACCAGCGGCCGATCACCTCGATCCTCCAACCCGCACCGACCCGGCCATGGATACGACCCCCGATCGCCCGGCGGACATCGCCGACGTTTATGCCTGGCATACCGACACCAAAGTCATCATCGCGATGACCTTTGCCGGTCCACAGGCCACCACCGCGCCTGCTACTTACGATCGCGATGTTCTTTACACCATCAACATCGCCAATGGCCCCAACAAAACGGTATCGACCATCCCGGTCACCGTTCGATTTGGGCGCGACAATACAGCCAATGGTACACAGTTTGGTGTTCAGATTGCCGGGTTACCGGGTGTGACCGGCGCTCTGACCGGTCCGGTCGAAACTAACCTCAGCAAGGATGGCGTTACGGCTCGCGCCGGGCTTTTCGACGATCCGTTCTTCTTCGACCTTCAGGGTTTCCGAACGACGACCAGCACGGGGACGTTGAGTTTCGACAAGACCCGCAACTTCTTCGCCGGTCAGAACCTGACGGCTGTGGTCCTGGAAATTCCGCGTGACCGTATCGCCAATGGCACGAACCCCATCGGCGTTTGGGGAACAACCGCCCGCTTTGGAGGACAGCTCTGA
- a CDS encoding DUF4331 family protein, giving the protein MSRTHHMLMGLASLSAIAALSGCGDDDAPPVVTPAPAPAPTPTPTPTPTSFNVQRCLDQTVGTGGPTVASLVVPDTLTLNLAATSGFPNGRKLTDPVIDVTLAVIFLDLTKHSPLTLANLPLNPAANDVAFQSAFPYLAPPQGSPPLSGTSGTSFDFRSDPASAYVRVDRMGMPAVATALIASSRKTAYNDADPSDDAAGTFVPDLKGQLTTLTNALADDLVGAGLTPCATPG; this is encoded by the coding sequence ATGTCTCGCACTCACCACATGCTGATGGGCTTAGCCTCGTTGAGCGCCATTGCTGCACTCTCGGGCTGCGGCGATGACGACGCGCCACCCGTCGTCACTCCGGCCCCCGCACCAGCGCCGACGCCAACTCCCACGCCGACGCCAACTTCCTTCAATGTGCAGCGTTGTCTGGATCAGACTGTCGGCACGGGCGGACCCACCGTCGCAAGTCTGGTCGTACCAGACACACTGACGCTAAACCTTGCGGCTACTTCCGGCTTTCCAAATGGTCGGAAGTTGACCGATCCCGTCATAGATGTGACCCTTGCGGTTATCTTCCTCGACCTTACGAAGCACAGTCCGCTGACGCTTGCCAATCTGCCGCTCAATCCAGCGGCTAACGATGTCGCCTTTCAGTCGGCATTCCCCTACCTTGCTCCACCCCAAGGTTCGCCTCCGCTGAGTGGAACAAGCGGCACAAGCTTCGACTTCCGCTCCGATCCGGCAAGTGCTTATGTGCGTGTCGACCGGATGGGCATGCCCGCCGTTGCGACCGCACTGATCGCTTCGTCCCGTAAGACAGCCTATAACGATGCCGATCCGTCCGACGACGCGGCAGGCACATTCGTCCCCGATCTGAAGGGGCAGCTCACCACGCTGACAAACGCGTTGGCGGATGATCTGGTTGGGGCCGGTCTGACGCCTTGCGCCACACCGGGATGA
- a CDS encoding tetratricopeptide repeat protein, whose protein sequence is MAPLQTLNKVGLYLLAATVAVAAVTISVDQFSLPAPTAANEVAPHLRFGPKSFAAALELAAGPIALGRERVARAPDQWAYQESYARALMGRARLTGSFDDLLAARLALMRGRADAPKGAGPLLTDAVSNLTIHRLAPIASTLTLLDGAAVPADRGDQAEALAIRGDVAFYSGKYSAAWRTYRAAAQMDNGPGIAVRAANYFKKMGRFDDAIRQLEYAMKSVKAPTPQFYANMMLQKGVIELDRGNWETATRLFLLADATFPGHWLIKAHLAQMTALGGDLDGAEQQYRTILAKAGSEIAMPEVMDALAALYRARGDAKNSRYWSDRAGALWTRRLSQLPEAAYGPALEHELVLGNPARALDLARLNFAARPYGDSCIMLAMALLANGRPQEAVAILKAAEQTGWRTAQQYVVLSQASAMLGQVQASEDSRPKALALNPKAFDPASSLIWFGNH, encoded by the coding sequence GTGGCGCCACTCCAGACGCTCAACAAGGTCGGTCTCTACCTGCTTGCCGCGACCGTCGCGGTAGCCGCTGTTACGATCTCCGTGGACCAGTTCTCCTTACCCGCGCCAACCGCCGCCAACGAAGTCGCACCGCATTTACGCTTTGGCCCGAAAAGCTTCGCTGCTGCTTTGGAACTTGCTGCCGGGCCGATCGCCTTGGGAAGGGAGCGCGTTGCGCGTGCACCGGACCAGTGGGCGTATCAGGAAAGCTATGCACGTGCGCTGATGGGACGTGCGCGCCTGACAGGATCGTTTGACGATCTTCTGGCGGCGCGTCTGGCATTGATGCGCGGGCGCGCAGATGCTCCCAAGGGCGCAGGTCCGCTACTGACCGATGCCGTCAGCAATTTGACTATTCACCGCCTGGCGCCGATCGCATCGACGCTCACCTTGCTGGATGGTGCCGCCGTTCCCGCCGACCGGGGAGATCAAGCAGAGGCGCTGGCGATCCGCGGCGATGTCGCATTCTACTCCGGAAAGTATTCTGCAGCTTGGCGCACGTACCGCGCCGCCGCTCAGATGGATAATGGTCCGGGGATTGCCGTACGTGCGGCCAACTACTTCAAGAAAATGGGCAGGTTTGACGACGCGATCCGCCAGCTCGAATACGCAATGAAGAGCGTCAAGGCGCCGACGCCGCAGTTCTACGCCAACATGATGCTGCAAAAGGGTGTGATCGAACTGGATCGGGGGAATTGGGAAACCGCCACACGACTGTTCTTACTGGCTGACGCTACCTTTCCCGGCCATTGGCTCATCAAGGCGCACCTCGCTCAGATGACCGCACTGGGCGGCGACCTCGACGGTGCCGAGCAGCAGTACCGCACCATATTGGCTAAAGCGGGAAGCGAGATAGCCATGCCCGAAGTAATGGATGCTTTGGCCGCTTTGTACCGTGCGAGGGGAGACGCCAAAAACAGCCGATATTGGTCCGATCGCGCGGGCGCACTATGGACCCGCCGCCTGTCGCAGTTGCCCGAGGCGGCGTATGGCCCTGCGCTTGAGCATGAGCTAGTGCTGGGAAACCCGGCCAGAGCGCTGGATCTGGCGCGGCTCAACTTTGCTGCACGGCCTTATGGCGACTCCTGTATCATGCTGGCGATGGCCTTGTTGGCGAATGGTCGCCCTCAGGAGGCGGTCGCTATCCTCAAGGCTGCGGAGCAGACCGGCTGGCGGACCGCGCAGCAATATGTCGTATTGTCGCAAGCATCGGCGATGCTTGGCCAGGTTCAAGCGAGCGAAGATTCCCGCCCCAAGGCACTCGCACTTAATCCCAAAGCGTTCGACCCGGCAAGTTCGCTTATCTGGTTCGGCAATCACTGA
- a CDS encoding HupE/UreJ family protein, translating into MLALPRLLLVMLAALLAQPLQAHLTPNSEMQFDFGRREVLGDLIIPAGEYAYATGNPTGNDPASLKRAEAFLRRNINVTAKRGAAWKLTVERLEFAQIAGPPDLHAVLRLTPPAGASARQFDISWRAVIDRVPNHFVLFVARSDFSRGTLDGGREILGALQGSQGSLSVDRGKASLTDGFRAAVGLGMRHIAEGYDHLLFLIVLLLPAPLLAAGRRWGENRPIGSTLWHLIGIVSAFTIGHSLTLIGAAVFDWRLPVQPVEILIACSILISAIHALRPLFPGHEARVAGWFGLVHGLAFATTVSHFGLGMEEKALAILGFNIGIELVQLAVVLSIMPALLLLVHTSYYKMIRRVTGGLAAIAAIAWLIERVFGAGNAFTAAMESAFRYAPWVVGTLTLFGVVIHTKRHLQSSRIIKSAALDR; encoded by the coding sequence ATGCTTGCGCTTCCCAGGCTGCTTCTCGTGATGCTGGCAGCCCTGCTGGCGCAGCCCCTCCAGGCGCACCTGACCCCAAATTCGGAGATGCAATTCGATTTCGGACGCCGTGAAGTGCTTGGAGACCTGATAATTCCGGCGGGTGAATATGCCTATGCAACGGGTAACCCCACTGGCAACGATCCCGCGTCGCTCAAGCGCGCTGAAGCGTTCCTGCGCCGGAACATCAATGTGACCGCGAAACGAGGCGCAGCCTGGAAGTTAACGGTAGAACGTCTCGAGTTCGCGCAGATTGCCGGACCGCCCGACCTGCATGCCGTCTTGCGGTTGACGCCTCCTGCTGGCGCATCTGCTCGGCAGTTCGATATAAGCTGGCGCGCCGTCATCGACCGGGTGCCGAACCACTTCGTTCTGTTTGTCGCCAGAAGCGACTTCTCCAGAGGCACGCTGGATGGTGGCCGCGAGATTTTGGGAGCGCTGCAGGGTAGCCAAGGGTCGCTATCTGTCGACCGTGGAAAGGCGAGCCTGACCGACGGCTTTCGCGCTGCGGTCGGGTTGGGCATGCGCCATATTGCGGAGGGCTACGATCATCTTTTATTCTTGATCGTCCTGTTGTTGCCAGCGCCACTCCTGGCAGCCGGGCGGCGTTGGGGAGAGAACAGACCCATTGGCTCGACACTTTGGCATCTTATCGGGATCGTCTCCGCTTTCACGATCGGTCACAGCCTGACGCTAATCGGTGCTGCTGTGTTCGACTGGCGTCTGCCCGTACAGCCAGTGGAAATCCTGATCGCATGTTCGATCCTGATATCGGCAATCCACGCCCTACGCCCCCTGTTCCCGGGTCACGAAGCGCGCGTCGCGGGTTGGTTCGGCCTGGTCCATGGATTAGCGTTTGCAACCACCGTTAGCCATTTCGGCCTGGGTATGGAAGAAAAGGCGCTTGCCATACTGGGTTTCAATATTGGCATCGAACTCGTTCAGCTTGCAGTGGTGCTCTCAATAATGCCGGCGCTGCTGCTGTTGGTCCATACGTCCTACTATAAAATGATTAGGCGGGTGACGGGTGGATTGGCTGCTATTGCCGCAATAGCCTGGCTCATCGAAAGGGTATTTGGAGCAGGCAACGCTTTCACTGCGGCGATGGAAAGCGCATTTAGATACGCACCATGGGTCGTGGGGACGCTGACCCTGTTCGGCGTTGTTATCCATACGAAAAGGCATCTTCAATCGTCACGGATCATCAAGTCGGCCGCGTTGGACCGGTAA
- a CDS encoding glycosyl hydrolase 115 family protein — protein MIASICPVVAAPVVARRFSLVTQGRPVSILIDESPDQAVTHVAESFAADLERVSGSKVQLIRGRSEVASGPLLIIAVKGQSALADQMAATGKLSVEDLEGEWEAYRRIVVQRPFPGVPRALVIVGSDRRGAIFGTYDTSERMGVSPWHWFADVPILQRKNVSLPFPEKLDRPKVRYRGFFINDEDPCLSGWAIKKFGGVNSAMYAHVFELLLRMKGNYLWPAMWGKAFAHDDLQSMVLADAMGVVMGNSHHEPMLRAQAEWHHAKENGVAAGDWDYTLNADNLRTFWRGGIERMMSKGDGKGYESVVTVGMRGDGDEAMAEGTATELLERIVHDQRAIIAGVTKRPVEQQPQVWALYKEVQDYYDKGMQVPDDVILLFADDNWGQIRRLPKVGAPARSGGQGVYYHFDYVGVPRNYKWINTNQIEKVWQQMDLAYRRDARAMWIVNVGDIKPMEYPLSFFMAMAWDPEAMTPSALANYPKAWARAGFGEEQAPPIADLVTTYSKYAARRKPELIDQNSFALGGITPAGLDGGEFGDLMARWDALEADMLATRAKLRPDQLDAYFQMLEYPICAMANLYRLYYAAAWNKMLASRNDARANYFADQTEAAFKRDGELTAQYHRINNGKWDGMMSQVHMSYVIWNDPTQQTMPSITRVGGDTPSDRLRQKPVLVQRSITADDVLEIEAVDFVSASQGNEIRWTPIPHLGRTKGALVALPQGLPATTQAHGITVDYDIVVKRAGQTGVTLYLTPTLDTSGGKAVSIGLSIDEGPMHIMRAELEATGGAQDNPAKKLWAEAVSDNVLRLSANFGELTAGRHRLRVWRLDDNIVLQKLVLATTPSAPS, from the coding sequence GTGATCGCTTCGATCTGCCCGGTCGTTGCGGCGCCAGTTGTGGCGCGTCGCTTCTCGCTTGTCACGCAAGGCCGTCCCGTCAGCATCCTCATTGATGAGTCGCCTGACCAGGCTGTTACCCATGTCGCGGAAAGTTTCGCTGCGGACCTTGAGCGTGTAAGCGGGTCGAAGGTACAACTGATCCGTGGTCGCTCAGAGGTTGCGTCGGGACCACTATTGATCATCGCCGTGAAGGGACAGAGTGCCCTCGCCGATCAGATGGCTGCCACCGGTAAACTTTCGGTGGAAGATCTCGAAGGAGAATGGGAAGCTTATCGCCGCATCGTCGTGCAACGCCCATTCCCCGGCGTGCCTCGTGCGCTGGTCATCGTAGGGTCGGACCGTAGAGGCGCGATATTCGGGACGTATGACACCTCCGAACGCATGGGCGTCTCGCCTTGGCACTGGTTTGCCGATGTGCCCATCCTACAGCGCAAGAACGTAAGCCTGCCGTTTCCTGAGAAACTCGACCGACCCAAGGTGCGGTATAGAGGTTTCTTCATCAATGATGAGGATCCATGCCTCAGCGGCTGGGCCATCAAGAAGTTCGGCGGCGTCAACTCGGCCATGTATGCCCACGTCTTTGAACTGCTGCTCCGCATGAAGGGCAACTACCTGTGGCCCGCTATGTGGGGCAAGGCGTTCGCGCATGACGATCTCCAGAGTATGGTACTGGCCGACGCCATGGGCGTGGTAATGGGCAATTCCCATCATGAACCCATGCTAAGAGCACAAGCGGAATGGCACCATGCAAAGGAAAACGGAGTTGCTGCGGGGGATTGGGACTACACCCTCAATGCAGATAATCTTCGTACCTTCTGGAGGGGAGGCATAGAGCGGATGATGTCGAAGGGCGACGGAAAGGGCTACGAGTCCGTGGTCACCGTCGGCATGCGCGGGGACGGCGACGAGGCGATGGCTGAAGGCACCGCCACCGAGTTGCTCGAGCGCATCGTTCATGACCAGCGTGCCATCATCGCCGGCGTTACAAAACGCCCAGTAGAACAGCAGCCTCAAGTCTGGGCCCTTTATAAAGAAGTGCAGGATTACTACGACAAGGGCATGCAGGTGCCGGATGACGTAATCCTGCTCTTCGCCGACGATAACTGGGGTCAGATCAGGCGGCTGCCGAAGGTAGGCGCTCCCGCACGGTCAGGCGGGCAAGGTGTCTATTACCATTTCGACTATGTTGGCGTGCCGCGGAACTACAAGTGGATCAATACCAACCAGATCGAGAAGGTCTGGCAACAGATGGATCTTGCATATCGGCGTGACGCGCGAGCGATGTGGATCGTAAATGTTGGCGACATCAAGCCCATGGAATATCCATTGAGCTTCTTCATGGCGATGGCGTGGGATCCTGAAGCCATGACGCCTAGCGCACTTGCGAACTATCCCAAGGCTTGGGCACGGGCAGGCTTCGGCGAAGAGCAGGCACCGCCTATCGCGGACCTTGTCACGACATACAGCAAATACGCCGCCCGCCGGAAACCGGAACTGATCGACCAAAACAGCTTCGCCTTGGGCGGCATCACGCCTGCGGGGCTGGACGGCGGCGAGTTCGGCGACCTGATGGCTCGATGGGACGCGCTGGAGGCAGACATGCTTGCGACGCGAGCAAAACTGCGGCCTGACCAGTTGGACGCCTACTTTCAGATGCTGGAATACCCGATCTGCGCAATGGCCAATCTCTATCGGCTTTACTACGCCGCAGCCTGGAACAAGATGCTCGCTTCCCGGAACGACGCACGCGCCAACTACTTCGCAGATCAGACGGAAGCGGCATTCAAGAGGGACGGAGAACTGACGGCTCAATATCACCGAATCAACAATGGCAAATGGGACGGCATGATGTCGCAAGTCCATATGAGCTACGTGATCTGGAACGATCCAACCCAGCAGACGATGCCAAGCATTACGCGGGTGGGCGGAGACACGCCCAGCGATCGTCTCAGGCAGAAGCCGGTCTTAGTGCAACGATCTATCACTGCGGACGACGTGCTTGAAATCGAGGCAGTAGATTTCGTGAGTGCCAGCCAAGGTAACGAGATACGGTGGACGCCGATACCACATCTTGGCCGGACAAAGGGGGCGCTGGTGGCATTGCCGCAGGGTCTTCCGGCGACCACTCAGGCACACGGGATCACCGTCGATTATGATATCGTCGTGAAGCGCGCGGGACAAACCGGAGTCACCCTTTACCTAACACCGACCCTCGACACCTCAGGAGGCAAGGCTGTAAGCATCGGCCTGTCGATCGATGAAGGCCCGATGCATATCATGCGGGCCGAACTGGAAGCCACCGGCGGCGCACAGGACAACCCGGCCAAGAAGCTGTGGGCTGAAGCTGTGTCCGACAACGTCCTTCGGCTATCAGCGAACTTCGGAGAATTGACTGCCGGGCGTCATCGCTTGAGGGTGTGGCGGTTGGATGACAATATTGTCCTTCAAAAGCTGGTGTTGGCAACGACGCCTTCCGCGCCTTCGTAG
- a CDS encoding TRCF domain-containing protein: protein MFEAALREARGEDAGLWTPELNLGDAGGLPEEWIPDPDIRLGLYVRLSRLVDETELDALEEELTDRLGPLPLAAERLIESIRVAILARAAGVARIDTGPTAIALTPREATRDSRKWSGLSSKDGRWLLKEQIDEADRLAKVTTLLESLVTAATDS from the coding sequence TTGTTCGAAGCGGCTTTGAGAGAGGCGCGAGGCGAAGACGCGGGGCTTTGGACGCCCGAGCTCAATCTGGGCGATGCGGGCGGTCTGCCCGAGGAGTGGATACCCGACCCTGACATCCGCTTGGGGTTGTATGTCAGGCTTTCGCGGCTTGTGGATGAAACCGAGCTTGACGCTTTGGAGGAGGAACTGACCGACAGGCTCGGTCCGCTGCCGCTCGCTGCCGAACGTCTGATCGAATCCATCAGAGTTGCTATTCTTGCGCGCGCAGCCGGCGTCGCACGGATTGATACAGGCCCCACAGCTATAGCGCTGACCCCGCGTGAAGCTACGCGCGACAGTAGGAAATGGTCTGGGCTTTCCAGCAAAGATGGCCGCTGGCTTCTGAAGGAGCAGATCGACGAGGCTGATCGGCTTGCCAAGGTGACCACCCTCCTTGAAAGCCTGGTTACGGCGGCAACGGATTCATAG
- a CDS encoding helicase-related protein encodes MRERLRGGQSFIVVPRIEDLGPLSERLARIASDLVLIEAHGKMPVAAIDDAMVRFGGGEGDVLLATNIIEAGLDVPRANTMIVWRADRFGLAQLHQLHGRVGRGNRRGQVILLTEAGEIAERTMKRLRTLATYDQLGAGFAISAADLDQRGAGDPLADTQAGHMKLIGSISINICSKRL; translated from the coding sequence TTGCGTGAGCGATTGCGCGGCGGACAGAGCTTTATCGTTGTCCCTCGCATCGAGGATCTCGGGCCGCTATCTGAGCGTCTGGCACGCATCGCGTCCGACCTCGTACTGATCGAAGCGCATGGCAAGATGCCGGTCGCCGCGATCGATGACGCCATGGTTCGCTTTGGCGGTGGCGAAGGCGATGTTCTTTTGGCCACTAACATCATCGAGGCGGGACTGGATGTGCCGCGAGCCAACACGATGATCGTGTGGCGGGCAGACCGCTTCGGCCTCGCACAGCTTCATCAACTTCACGGGCGGGTGGGTCGCGGCAACCGTCGTGGTCAGGTCATCCTGCTTACCGAAGCTGGAGAGATCGCTGAACGCACCATGAAGCGGTTGCGGACGCTTGCAACCTACGATCAGCTTGGCGCGGGCTTCGCGATCAGCGCCGCCGATCTCGATCAGCGTGGCGCTGGCGATCCGTTGGCCGACACGCAGGCTGGCCACATGAAGCTGATCGGCTCGATCTCTATCAACATTTGTTCGAAGCGGCTTTGA
- a CDS encoding DEAD/DEAH box helicase, protein MRGFGDRPRDLTGVGAEGNNFGPSAAGRIYVSEKADKRRERFIRLADQAASTSGSAIGAASQARWAEDLNAWRPGDPEALEVSSIPRFAEQRSPLSALKRFAAPHLETGKRMLLVGSERDVRFLRPKIAKTFNTTVEAIEAIAAVDELSEGAIAALVAPIDRGALGPKLVVIAAADLLGSRAVLGAAQDGVAAALSHAGGDIRAGDLVVHEDHGVARVLGLEPAPGEGDAELIALEYADGARRLVPCHEAGLLWRYGADADVVRLDKLDGSTWKKRRGTIEEAVAQSARDLLQLAREKDKVKAAVVEPDSAAYERFVATFPFNETADQVRAIQAVRDDLASGRPMDRLVIGDVGYGKTEVALRAAALAALAGYQVILVAPTTVLVRQHTETFKRRFKDTGVTVVSLSRLSSAAEKKAAKEGLADGSIGIVIGTAAVMAKDIRYAKLGLVIIDEEQRFGAADKAKLRGRSDLHLLAMSATPIPRTLHRGMFGLHQMSVIATPPARRQPIRTSLASPDDAMIRTALFA, encoded by the coding sequence GTGCGAGGTTTTGGAGATCGGCCGCGCGATCTAACCGGAGTCGGAGCAGAAGGTAACAATTTTGGCCCATCTGCGGCCGGCCGGATTTATGTTTCGGAAAAAGCCGACAAGCGGCGAGAGCGTTTCATTCGCCTCGCCGACCAAGCCGCCAGCACCTCCGGTTCAGCGATCGGCGCCGCTTCGCAGGCGCGATGGGCAGAGGACCTCAATGCTTGGCGTCCAGGCGATCCGGAAGCATTGGAGGTGTCTTCCATTCCCCGCTTTGCGGAACAACGTTCACCCCTATCGGCGCTGAAGCGCTTTGCGGCACCGCATTTGGAGACGGGCAAGCGCATGCTGCTGGTAGGCAGCGAGCGGGATGTCCGTTTCCTCAGGCCAAAGATCGCCAAGACGTTCAACACCACGGTTGAGGCCATCGAAGCCATTGCGGCTGTCGATGAACTCTCCGAGGGAGCCATAGCCGCGCTTGTCGCGCCGATCGACCGGGGTGCTCTTGGCCCTAAGCTCGTTGTGATTGCGGCCGCCGATCTTCTCGGCAGCCGCGCAGTTTTAGGTGCCGCGCAAGACGGCGTTGCTGCCGCCCTCTCTCATGCAGGCGGCGACATTCGCGCAGGCGATCTTGTGGTGCATGAGGATCATGGCGTGGCACGGGTCCTTGGCCTCGAGCCGGCTCCCGGCGAAGGCGACGCGGAACTGATCGCTCTTGAATATGCCGATGGCGCCCGGCGGCTCGTTCCTTGTCATGAGGCTGGCCTTTTGTGGCGCTATGGCGCCGATGCCGATGTGGTGCGGCTCGACAAGCTAGACGGCTCGACCTGGAAGAAGCGTCGCGGCACGATTGAGGAGGCGGTTGCCCAAAGCGCCCGCGACCTCCTTCAATTGGCTCGGGAGAAAGACAAGGTCAAAGCTGCTGTCGTTGAACCCGATAGTGCAGCGTACGAACGATTTGTTGCCACATTCCCTTTCAACGAGACGGCAGATCAGGTTCGTGCCATTCAGGCGGTGCGGGACGACCTTGCCAGCGGACGGCCGATGGATCGCCTGGTGATCGGCGACGTGGGCTACGGGAAGACCGAGGTCGCCCTGCGTGCCGCCGCGCTCGCGGCGCTTGCTGGCTATCAGGTCATCCTGGTTGCGCCAACGACGGTTCTCGTTCGTCAGCATACCGAAACCTTCAAGCGGCGATTTAAGGATACGGGTGTGACGGTGGTCAGTCTGTCGCGCCTATCGAGCGCTGCGGAGAAGAAGGCCGCAAAGGAAGGGCTGGCCGATGGCTCCATCGGTATAGTTATCGGAACCGCCGCCGTCATGGCGAAGGACATTCGCTATGCAAAATTGGGGCTTGTCATCATTGACGAGGAGCAGCGCTTCGGCGCTGCCGATAAGGCAAAGCTGCGGGGACGCTCCGACCTTCACCTTCTGGCGATGAGCGCGACACCCATTCCAAGAACACTGCACCGCGGGATGTTCGGCCTGCACCAAATGTCGGTGATCGCGACGCCTCCGGCTCGTCGCCAGCCTATCAGGACAAGCCTTGCCAGCCCTGACGATGCGATGATCAGGACGGCCCTTTTTGCGTGA
- a CDS encoding DUF2243 domain-containing protein, whose protein sequence is MLRANLSVLPLRWPIILGMAFSGFFDGILLHQLLQWHHFLSLATGPAMQDIRTQILGDGLFHVAVYMLTVAGLYGLWRHRSVVSGPGSGRRLIGGVLLGFGT, encoded by the coding sequence ATGCTGAGAGCCAATTTATCAGTGCTGCCTCTGCGATGGCCAATCATTCTCGGCATGGCGTTCAGCGGATTCTTTGATGGCATATTGCTGCATCAGCTGCTGCAGTGGCATCATTTCCTGAGCCTTGCGACCGGCCCCGCGATGCAGGACATCCGAACACAGATCCTTGGCGACGGCCTGTTTCATGTCGCGGTCTACATGCTGACCGTCGCCGGCTTGTACGGCCTTTGGCGGCACCGCTCCGTGGTGTCGGGGCCGGGATCCGGGCGTCGCCTGATCGGCGGCGTTCTGCTGGGGTTTGGAACCTGA